A region of Planococcus sp. MSAK28401 DNA encodes the following proteins:
- a CDS encoding amino acid ABC transporter permease yields the protein MENLLDLNFLIESFPAIISRLPVTIGIAVGSLLLSLIIGVAAALIKIYKVPVLSVITSIYISFIRGTPLLVQIYLVFYGIPKIIYFLQSEYGWLQSADVNSIAPEFYALMAFSINLGAYLSETIRSAIESVDRGQFEAAKAIGMTPVQMMLKIVFPQALTVAIPNLGNMFISTIKDTSLVFIIGVIDIMGQAKILGSRGLAFFEVYIAVSVVYWILCIAVERLLVKIEKRARRYERGIA from the coding sequence ATGGAAAATTTACTGGACTTGAATTTCTTGATCGAGAGCTTTCCTGCCATTATCTCCAGGCTGCCGGTTACGATCGGCATCGCAGTCGGCTCGCTGCTATTGAGTTTAATCATCGGCGTGGCAGCGGCATTGATTAAAATCTACAAAGTGCCTGTGCTCAGCGTCATCACGTCGATCTATATCTCCTTTATCCGGGGCACACCGTTATTGGTGCAGATTTACCTGGTGTTTTACGGGATTCCGAAAATCATTTATTTTCTCCAGAGCGAATACGGCTGGCTTCAGTCGGCGGATGTCAATAGCATCGCGCCGGAATTCTATGCCTTGATGGCCTTTTCCATCAATTTGGGCGCGTATTTATCCGAGACGATCCGTTCGGCGATCGAATCGGTCGACCGCGGGCAGTTCGAAGCGGCCAAAGCGATCGGCATGACGCCTGTGCAGATGATGCTGAAGATCGTCTTCCCGCAGGCCTTAACGGTGGCGATCCCGAACCTCGGCAATATGTTCATCAGCACGATCAAAGACACTTCGCTCGTGTTCATTATCGGCGTTATCGATATCATGGGGCAGGCAAAAATCCTCGGCTCCCGCGGCTTGGCGTTCTTTGAAGTGTATATCGCCGTCTCGGTCGTCTATTGGATCTTATGCATTGCCGTCGAGCGCTTATTGGTGAAGATCGAGAAACGCGCACGCCGATATGAAAGAGGGATTGCCTGA
- a CDS encoding transporter substrate-binding domain-containing protein produces the protein MKRNAYVFATACLVGLAGTLAGCSSEETANATGDQVIRVGTQNDYPPFAFADDANQLTGYDVDMMKAVDEQLDGYTFEYVAVPWDSMFLALESNKIQAIADQVAKTPERQEKYLFTDESYFAAETVIAVKEGREDIQTIEDLEGKAVGALAGDSYTLLLEEYNETAAEPIELKYSESGNPSEILQDVQNGRVDAYVNDPIMMNAVLEKNELGVEIVGQSLVNDDMGIVLKDEEKGKELKALIDPILKQLKEDGTLSELSKKWTGGDYIPE, from the coding sequence ATGAAAAGAAACGCTTATGTATTCGCAACTGCCTGTTTAGTAGGTCTTGCCGGAACACTTGCCGGCTGTTCATCGGAAGAGACGGCGAACGCTACAGGAGACCAAGTGATTCGCGTCGGAACGCAAAATGATTATCCGCCTTTCGCTTTCGCGGATGATGCCAATCAACTGACGGGCTATGACGTGGACATGATGAAAGCCGTCGATGAACAATTGGACGGCTATACGTTCGAATACGTCGCTGTACCGTGGGACAGCATGTTCCTTGCGCTCGAGTCGAATAAAATTCAGGCCATCGCCGACCAAGTAGCGAAAACGCCGGAACGCCAAGAAAAATATTTGTTTACCGATGAATCGTATTTCGCAGCGGAAACGGTCATCGCAGTAAAAGAAGGCCGCGAAGACATCCAAACGATTGAAGATTTGGAAGGCAAAGCGGTTGGGGCGTTGGCAGGCGATTCTTATACTTTATTGCTTGAGGAGTATAACGAAACCGCCGCAGAGCCGATCGAACTGAAATACAGCGAAAGCGGCAACCCATCGGAAATTCTGCAGGATGTGCAGAACGGACGCGTAGATGCTTACGTCAACGACCCGATCATGATGAACGCGGTACTGGAAAAAAATGAACTCGGCGTGGAGATTGTCGGCCAGTCCTTAGTTAATGACGATATGGGCATCGTCTTGAAAGACGAAGAAAAAGGAAAAGAGCTGAAAGCCTTAATCGACCCGATTTTGAAACAGCTGAAAGAAGATGGCACCTTGTCCGAACTGTCCAAGAAATGGACCGGCGGCGACTACATCCCTGAATAA
- the solA gene encoding N-methyl-L-tryptophan oxidase: MSEETIFDVAIVGAGTMGMAAGAFLAQQGKKTLVIDAFDPPHANGSHHGDTRLIRHAYGEGRHYVRLVLRAQQLWEDLEKQTGYKVFDKTGVIGLGPEDSPFLLESIAAANSYGLPLEILSSGAIQERWPGFTVPEHFIGCYEAQAGVLYSENAIRAYKKLALENGVHYVPNTPVQHIDIQDGDRVKISTGQGVFYAEKVIVTAGAWAKKLLPDLQLPIQPTRKAVGWFEAPEMYNADQFPGFFVEGPEMMFYGFPSIDGAGVKVGRSDGGQPIDPDEQTQNFGQYEFDEGDLRRFLDLYMPEASGELKQGKTCLYTVSDDHNFIIDRHPDNERVIFACGFTGHGFKFGSVMGEVLSQLAIDGHTEFDIAPFSLNRFKL, translated from the coding sequence ATGAGCGAGGAAACTATTTTCGACGTCGCCATCGTCGGTGCCGGCACGATGGGGATGGCCGCCGGCGCCTTTTTGGCACAGCAAGGCAAGAAGACATTGGTGATCGATGCATTCGACCCGCCCCATGCGAACGGCAGCCATCACGGGGACACCCGGTTGATCCGCCACGCTTACGGGGAAGGCAGGCATTACGTTAGGTTAGTGTTGCGCGCGCAGCAATTATGGGAAGACTTGGAGAAGCAGACCGGCTACAAAGTGTTCGATAAGACCGGCGTCATCGGGCTCGGCCCGGAAGACTCGCCTTTTCTATTGGAAAGCATTGCAGCCGCCAATAGCTACGGCTTGCCGCTCGAAATATTAAGCAGCGGCGCCATCCAAGAAAGATGGCCGGGCTTCACTGTGCCCGAGCATTTCATCGGCTGCTACGAGGCGCAGGCAGGCGTGTTGTACAGCGAAAATGCCATCCGTGCCTATAAAAAACTGGCGCTCGAAAACGGCGTTCACTACGTGCCGAATACACCCGTCCAGCACATCGATATACAGGACGGGGATCGCGTGAAAATCTCCACCGGACAAGGGGTTTTCTATGCTGAGAAAGTGATCGTCACAGCCGGTGCATGGGCGAAGAAGCTGCTGCCAGACCTGCAATTGCCGATCCAACCGACGCGCAAAGCGGTCGGCTGGTTTGAAGCACCGGAGATGTACAATGCCGATCAATTTCCCGGTTTTTTTGTGGAAGGCCCCGAGATGATGTTCTACGGCTTCCCGAGCATCGACGGCGCTGGCGTAAAAGTCGGACGCTCGGATGGCGGGCAGCCAATCGACCCGGACGAACAAACCCAGAACTTCGGGCAATACGAATTTGATGAGGGCGACTTAAGAAGATTCCTGGACCTGTATATGCCAGAAGCGAGCGGAGAATTGAAACAAGGCAAAACGTGTTTATACACCGTCTCCGACGACCATAACTTCATCATCGACCGCCATCCGGACAACGAGCGCGTCATTTTCGCCTGCGGCTTTACCGGCCACGGCTTTAAATTCGGCAGCGTCATGGGCGAAGTGTTGAGCCAATTGGCAATAGACGGCCACACCGAATTCGACATCGCCCCCTTCTCACTCAACCGTTTCAAACTATGA
- a CDS encoding Gfo/Idh/MocA family protein, with translation MVMKVGIIGCGAITKMRHAPEYTANPYVDEIVFYDRNLHRSEAMVELFGGRNVESVEELFNDPEITAISDCSSNEHHHLFSTQALLSGKHVLCEKPISLTIEHAKEILAAQKKSGKKLMVDHNQRFTRAHQKAREILASGELGKILTFRTAFGHSGPESWGINKTKSTWFFKKERSGFGVGGDLGIHKIDLLHYLLDDEIIQVSAFQGALHKTDENGEPIEVCDNLVCSLATEKGRLGNAAFSWTYYGEEDNSTVVYCEKGIMKIYHDDEYQLELILESGEKVNYQLEAIQTNDNQTPSGVIDAFVDSIRLDQEPIVTGEDALKSLKVILGIMEAADTKQVVTIEKESLLYQ, from the coding sequence ATGGTCATGAAAGTAGGCATCATTGGCTGCGGCGCCATTACGAAAATGCGCCACGCACCGGAATATACAGCGAATCCATATGTGGATGAAATCGTCTTTTACGACCGAAATCTCCACCGTTCCGAAGCGATGGTCGAATTGTTTGGCGGACGGAATGTGGAAAGCGTCGAGGAATTGTTCAACGATCCCGAGATCACAGCCATCAGTGACTGCTCGTCGAATGAACATCATCATTTATTCTCGACACAAGCGCTATTGAGCGGCAAGCACGTGCTGTGCGAAAAACCGATTTCCTTAACGATTGAACATGCCAAGGAAATTTTGGCGGCACAGAAAAAATCCGGCAAGAAACTGATGGTCGACCACAATCAGCGGTTTACGCGCGCGCACCAAAAAGCACGGGAAATCCTGGCCAGTGGAGAACTCGGGAAAATCTTGACCTTCCGCACCGCTTTCGGGCATTCAGGCCCAGAATCCTGGGGCATCAATAAAACGAAATCGACATGGTTCTTCAAAAAGGAGCGCTCGGGCTTCGGCGTCGGCGGCGACCTCGGCATCCATAAAATCGATTTGCTGCATTACCTGCTCGATGATGAAATCATTCAAGTGAGCGCCTTTCAGGGAGCTTTGCACAAAACGGATGAAAACGGCGAGCCGATTGAAGTATGCGACAACCTTGTCTGCAGCTTGGCGACCGAAAAAGGGCGTCTCGGGAACGCTGCCTTCTCCTGGACCTATTACGGGGAAGAGGACAACAGCACCGTTGTGTATTGCGAGAAAGGCATCATGAAAATCTATCACGACGACGAGTATCAGCTGGAACTCATCCTGGAATCCGGCGAGAAAGTGAACTACCAGCTGGAAGCGATTCAAACGAATGACAACCAGACTCCGAGCGGTGTCATTGATGCGTTCGTCGATTCGATACGCCTGGACCAGGAACCAATCGTCACGGGAGAAGATGCCTTGAAATCACTAAAAGTCATTTTGGGCATCATGGAAGCAGCCGACACCAAGCAAGTGGTCACCATCGAAAAAGAGTCTCTCCTTTATCAATAA
- the ahpC gene encoding alkyl hydroperoxide reductase subunit C gives MSLIGKEIQPFNASAYQAASGDFIEVTEENMKGQWSVVCFYPADFTFVCPTELEDLQSQYATLKELGVEVYSVSTDTHFTHKAWHDHSDAIGKIEYTMIGDPSQRISRGFDVLNEEEGLAQRGTFIVDPEGIVQAAEINADGIGRDASTLVGKIKAAQYVRNNPGEVCPAKWEEGGDTLKPSLDLVGKI, from the coding sequence ATGTCTTTGATCGGAAAAGAAATCCAACCATTTAACGCGTCAGCTTACCAGGCGGCGAGCGGCGACTTTATTGAGGTCACAGAAGAAAACATGAAAGGCCAATGGAGCGTTGTGTGCTTCTACCCAGCAGACTTCACGTTCGTTTGCCCAACTGAACTTGAGGACCTCCAAAGCCAATACGCGACATTGAAAGAGCTTGGCGTGGAAGTATACTCTGTTTCTACAGATACTCACTTCACCCATAAAGCTTGGCACGACCATTCAGATGCAATCGGCAAAATCGAATACACCATGATCGGTGACCCGTCGCAGCGCATTTCACGTGGATTCGATGTTCTTAACGAAGAAGAAGGCCTTGCACAGCGCGGCACATTCATCGTTGACCCAGAAGGCATCGTCCAAGCTGCAGAAATTAACGCAGACGGCATCGGCCGCGACGCAAGCACGCTTGTCGGCAAAATCAAAGCGGCACAATACGTGCGCAACAACCCAGGCGAAGTATGCCCGGCTAAATGGGAAGAAGGCGGCGACACATTGAAGCCAAGCCTTGACCTTGTAGGCAAAATTTAA
- the ahpF gene encoding alkyl hydroperoxide reductase subunit F has protein sequence MILDAQIKSQLEQYLQLLEGDVLLQVSAGSDKVSTDMVDLVEELSAMSPRIQMERTELERTPSFSVTRPGEVTGITFAGIPLGHEFTSLVLALLQVSGRAPKADEKTMGQIKALEGTYHFESYISLSCQNCPEVVQSLNLMSVLNPNITHTMIDGAAFKEEVESKDIMAVPTVFLNGESFASGRMSLEELLAKLGSSPDASEFEGKDPFDVLVVGGGPAGASAAIYAARKGIRTGIVAERFGGQVMDTLSIENFVSVKHTEGPKFAASLEEHVKEYDIELMNLQRAKRLEKKELFELELENGAVVTGKTVILSTGARWRNIGVPGEEEFKNKGVAYCPHCDGPLFAGKDVAVIGGGNSGVEAAIDLAGITNHVTVLEYNAELKADSVLQDRLKSLPNVTVLTNARTQEITGTDKVNGISYIDLQSGEEKHVELSGVFVQIGLVPNTDWLGDFVERTAHGEIVIDQRGATNMPGVFAAGDCTNIPYKQIIISMGSGATASLSAFDHLIRSDIPVLV, from the coding sequence ATGATACTAGATGCGCAAATCAAATCTCAATTAGAGCAATACTTGCAGCTACTGGAAGGCGACGTGCTGCTCCAAGTGAGCGCCGGATCCGATAAGGTATCAACAGATATGGTCGATTTGGTGGAAGAACTATCCGCCATGTCCCCGCGCATTCAAATGGAGCGCACGGAGCTTGAGAGAACCCCGAGCTTCAGCGTCACCCGTCCTGGAGAAGTAACGGGCATCACTTTTGCCGGCATCCCGCTCGGCCACGAGTTTACGTCGCTCGTCCTTGCCTTATTGCAAGTGAGCGGACGTGCGCCGAAAGCCGACGAAAAAACGATGGGACAGATTAAAGCACTCGAAGGCACATACCATTTCGAGTCTTACATCAGCTTGAGCTGCCAGAACTGCCCAGAAGTCGTGCAATCACTTAATTTGATGAGCGTCCTCAACCCGAACATCACGCATACGATGATCGACGGGGCTGCCTTCAAAGAAGAAGTCGAAAGCAAAGACATCATGGCTGTTCCGACAGTCTTCTTGAACGGCGAATCGTTTGCAAGCGGCCGCATGTCGCTTGAGGAATTGCTTGCGAAACTCGGCAGCTCACCAGACGCTTCCGAATTCGAAGGCAAAGATCCGTTTGACGTGCTCGTCGTCGGCGGCGGCCCAGCTGGTGCCAGCGCAGCGATCTATGCGGCTCGTAAAGGCATCCGCACAGGCATCGTCGCGGAACGCTTCGGCGGCCAGGTGATGGATACCTTGAGCATCGAGAACTTCGTCAGCGTCAAGCACACGGAAGGCCCGAAATTTGCGGCCAGCCTCGAAGAGCATGTGAAAGAATACGATATCGAGCTGATGAACTTGCAGCGCGCAAAACGCTTAGAGAAAAAAGAGCTGTTCGAGCTTGAACTCGAAAACGGCGCTGTCGTCACAGGCAAAACCGTCATTCTTTCAACAGGTGCCCGCTGGCGCAATATTGGCGTTCCGGGCGAAGAGGAATTCAAGAACAAAGGCGTGGCCTACTGCCCGCATTGCGACGGCCCGTTATTTGCCGGCAAAGACGTCGCGGTCATCGGCGGCGGCAACTCCGGCGTCGAAGCGGCGATCGACCTTGCAGGCATCACGAATCACGTGACGGTGTTGGAATACAACGCAGAGCTTAAAGCGGATTCCGTTTTGCAGGATCGCCTGAAGAGCCTGCCGAACGTCACGGTGCTGACAAATGCCCGCACACAGGAAATTACCGGCACCGATAAAGTGAACGGCATTTCCTATATCGACCTTCAAAGCGGCGAAGAAAAGCATGTCGAACTATCCGGCGTCTTCGTCCAAATCGGCCTCGTGCCAAACACCGACTGGCTCGGTGACTTTGTCGAGCGCACCGCGCACGGCGAAATCGTCATCGACCAGCGCGGCGCAACGAATATGCCGGGCGTGTTTGCGGCAGGCGACTGCACAAACATCCCGTACAAACAGATCATCATTTCGATGGGCTCTGGCGCAACGGCTTCATTGAGCGCATTCGACCACCTCATCCGAAGCGATATCCCTGTTTTGGTGTAA
- a CDS encoding nucleoside deaminase: MISETDLQYLQRCVELAEQALEKGDEPFGSILVSSQGEVLFEDHNHVAGGDHTQHPEFAIARWAAEHLAPEERAQATVYTSGEHCPMCAAAHGWVGLGRIVYASSSQQLGEWMQELGAEPSPVRNLSIPEILTDPDIDGPVPELAEQVHQFHRRLHEAKR, translated from the coding sequence ATGATCTCAGAAACCGATCTGCAATATTTGCAGCGCTGCGTAGAACTCGCCGAACAGGCGCTTGAAAAAGGGGACGAGCCGTTTGGTTCAATCCTCGTATCGTCACAGGGTGAGGTGTTGTTTGAAGACCATAACCATGTGGCAGGCGGCGACCATACGCAGCATCCCGAATTTGCAATTGCACGCTGGGCGGCAGAGCATCTAGCCCCGGAAGAACGGGCGCAAGCGACTGTCTATACGTCCGGCGAGCATTGCCCGATGTGCGCAGCGGCGCATGGCTGGGTCGGGCTCGGCCGCATCGTCTACGCGAGTTCGTCACAGCAATTGGGCGAGTGGATGCAAGAGCTCGGCGCGGAGCCTTCGCCTGTCCGCAATCTGTCCATCCCGGAAATCCTGACAGACCCGGACATCGACGGACCGGTGCCGGAACTTGCAGAACAAGTGCACCAGTTTCATCGGCGCTTGCACGAAGCGAAGCGGTAA
- a CDS encoding DUF4317 domain-containing protein: protein MNKKDIAEIRKQFKLETDLLKIAEIYNVYIKQDTSEIFHEESRSFSLLDREQQELFLANFKKVLAGKLDIKLFEVKFQRPEEGQVDHTQHLLYEGLHADDAEGWKENMQRVALKMVEETPYEKDMVITFIRGTYFKTTKREPDETEAAMRDEVYTTPFVLSSMNQTELPKSSLVFDFIEKEFKSNIMADPVIKLSSPVGGFLFPSFTNSAADVNRILYSAAKANKPDFQFIENVLNGDEITTAEDDKVVFEEIVKQVIGDEVNSRTLAGVYDEINSMLEVEAEDEDEPAPMLDSKEVERVLKASGIKDISTEKVEQAFQQVTDDRQYEMKASHIVPKYGAKSIKINTKVAEIKIGPEDLRYVKQVNYNGRRCILIEVEEDTVVEGFKLLAEEELE from the coding sequence ATGAATAAAAAAGACATTGCCGAGATCCGCAAGCAATTCAAACTGGAGACGGATTTACTGAAAATCGCCGAAATTTACAATGTATATATCAAGCAGGACACAAGTGAGATCTTCCACGAGGAGAGCCGTTCGTTTTCCTTGCTCGACCGGGAGCAGCAAGAGCTGTTTTTGGCCAATTTCAAGAAAGTGCTAGCAGGCAAGCTCGACATCAAGCTGTTCGAAGTGAAGTTTCAGCGCCCCGAAGAAGGGCAAGTGGACCATACGCAGCATTTACTGTACGAAGGGCTTCATGCGGACGATGCAGAAGGCTGGAAAGAAAATATGCAGCGTGTCGCTTTGAAGATGGTTGAAGAAACGCCATACGAGAAAGACATGGTCATCACCTTTATCCGCGGCACGTATTTCAAGACGACGAAACGCGAGCCTGACGAGACGGAAGCCGCAATGCGCGACGAAGTGTACACGACGCCGTTCGTCCTCAGCAGCATGAACCAGACCGAACTGCCGAAATCGTCGCTGGTGTTTGATTTTATCGAAAAGGAATTCAAGTCGAACATCATGGCGGACCCGGTCATTAAGCTGTCGTCTCCGGTCGGCGGGTTCTTGTTCCCGAGTTTCACGAACAGCGCCGCAGATGTTAACCGCATCTTGTATTCCGCGGCAAAGGCCAATAAGCCGGATTTCCAGTTTATCGAAAACGTGCTGAACGGCGACGAAATCACCACTGCAGAAGACGATAAAGTAGTCTTTGAAGAAATCGTCAAGCAAGTGATTGGCGATGAAGTCAATTCGAGAACGCTCGCGGGCGTCTACGACGAGATCAACAGCATGCTCGAAGTGGAAGCGGAAGACGAGGACGAGCCGGCACCAATGCTGGATTCCAAGGAAGTCGAGCGCGTCTTGAAGGCGAGCGGCATCAAAGACATCAGCACGGAGAAAGTGGAACAGGCTTTCCAGCAAGTGACCGATGACCGCCAGTACGAGATGAAAGCGAGCCACATCGTGCCGAAATACGGGGCCAAATCGATCAAGATCAACACGAAAGTCGCGGAAATCAAGATCGGCCCCGAAGACTTACGTTACGTCAAACAAGTCAATTACAATGGCCGGCGCTGCATCCTGATCGAAGTCGAAGAGGATACGGTAGTGGAAGGGTTTAAATTATTGGCGGAGGAAGAGTTGGAGTAA
- a CDS encoding outer membrane protein assembly factor BamB family protein, translated as MGKRIEHEILWQVKTGDEPIYSTPIFATFSKGQRVVIYQSWDWYIYVREVETGQLVWRYLFGAPNYGRPQAADVDGDGNIEIFGASHDGHVYCLNEQGERVWFHSNLYYREGSGQVTSASEWGITDSTKEWAANSFLRMDGNHAELAIVSGPGTGQRRKISGTETDTIWIEEAFDTLPDATSTYEIHPFHESDVYYQHAGQLVKEPDGWYLYTTSFDNQCVKLKASTGELIWKFSSLEQNEPFPAIVDIDGDGKLECLFNSIDEHVYCLDAETGSLKWHNHAGFGIDCFGSYADMDNDGVYEYIINGRGGRTLYLDGVTGETKYNSTDWSVWATSETNSRATVFNYEPDKKAVVFGGLAGFLYCLDGQANTIWRTHLAANMRGSTTVLDINSDGEPEILVPDMMGTLTILNKYGQEIGQVHVKGGIEGTPLVGDLDGDGKIEVFLTSLDGYVSMIRFI; from the coding sequence ATGGGCAAACGAATTGAGCATGAAATTTTATGGCAAGTCAAAACAGGCGATGAACCGATCTATTCCACTCCCATCTTCGCCACCTTCAGCAAGGGCCAGCGAGTTGTCATCTATCAATCCTGGGATTGGTACATCTACGTCCGGGAAGTGGAAACCGGGCAATTAGTTTGGCGCTATCTCTTCGGGGCGCCGAATTACGGGCGCCCTCAAGCAGCGGATGTGGACGGCGACGGCAACATCGAAATTTTCGGCGCTTCCCATGACGGCCATGTTTACTGCTTGAATGAACAAGGAGAACGCGTCTGGTTTCACTCAAACCTCTATTACCGCGAAGGCAGCGGACAAGTCACGTCAGCAAGCGAATGGGGAATTACCGATTCAACAAAAGAGTGGGCGGCCAATTCGTTTCTGAGGATGGATGGCAACCACGCCGAGCTCGCTATCGTTTCGGGGCCCGGCACAGGACAAAGGCGGAAAATCAGCGGCACCGAAACGGACACCATTTGGATCGAAGAGGCGTTCGACACCTTGCCCGATGCCACATCAACTTACGAGATCCACCCTTTTCACGAATCCGATGTGTATTACCAGCATGCCGGCCAGCTGGTGAAAGAGCCGGACGGTTGGTACCTATATACAACTTCTTTTGATAATCAATGCGTCAAACTGAAAGCAAGCACCGGCGAATTGATATGGAAATTCAGCTCACTTGAACAGAACGAACCGTTTCCGGCAATCGTGGATATCGACGGAGACGGAAAACTGGAATGCCTCTTCAATAGCATCGACGAGCATGTCTATTGCCTAGACGCGGAAACCGGTTCGCTGAAATGGCACAACCATGCCGGGTTTGGCATCGATTGTTTCGGGAGCTATGCCGATATGGACAACGATGGCGTTTACGAATACATCATCAACGGACGGGGCGGCAGGACGCTTTATCTAGACGGCGTTACGGGCGAGACGAAATACAACTCGACAGATTGGTCAGTTTGGGCGACCAGCGAAACCAACTCAAGAGCGACGGTCTTCAATTACGAACCGGACAAAAAAGCGGTGGTGTTCGGCGGCTTGGCTGGCTTCCTCTATTGCTTGGACGGCCAGGCGAATACCATTTGGCGAACCCACTTGGCTGCGAATATGCGCGGGTCGACGACTGTCTTGGATATCAATTCGGACGGAGAGCCGGAAATTCTGGTTCCAGATATGATGGGCACCCTTACGATTCTCAATAAATATGGACAAGAAATCGGGCAAGTACATGTCAAAGGCGGCATTGAAGGCACGCCGCTTGTCGGCGATTTAGATGGAGACGGGAAAATTGAAGTATTCCTAACTAGTCTCGATGGCTATGTGAGCATGATCAGATTCATCTAA
- the pgaC gene encoding poly-beta-1,6-N-acetyl-D-glucosamine synthase, with protein MEFSQLFSGPYSFMTGYVFVYPFAMALFWIAGSILFLRTKELKSEPLDIEAFDWPMISILVPCYNEEETIEETVRNLVGLSYPKKEIILINDGSKDETSGIIRRLAAQYGDVRAIQLQENRGKANALQVGLFASRSEYLICVDSDALLADTAPYYLIHQFFEQGERVGAVTGNPTIRNRNNLLSRMQLVEYASIIGAIKRTQRLLGKVMTVSGVVVAYRKKALVDVGLWDRDMITEDIAVSWKLQKRFWDIRYEPRALCWMLVPETVSGIWKQRVRWAQGGQEVILRHWKVLFNWKQRRIWLIYLEQWFSILWAFCWLFITLLLLFTATTLQEMLFWFTFSSFALVFISLIQLFIALSIDSRYNGKLKYYFWAAWYPALYWMINTAVVIAAIPKTISSRLKGGYAVWNSPDRGMKKKVS; from the coding sequence ATGGAATTTTCCCAGCTGTTTTCTGGCCCTTATAGTTTCATGACAGGATATGTTTTTGTTTATCCTTTTGCGATGGCCCTTTTCTGGATAGCCGGTTCTATCCTTTTCCTTAGAACCAAGGAGTTGAAAAGCGAGCCTTTAGACATTGAAGCATTTGATTGGCCCATGATCAGCATCCTGGTTCCTTGCTATAACGAAGAAGAAACCATCGAAGAAACCGTCCGCAACCTGGTTGGACTGTCTTATCCGAAAAAAGAAATCATTTTAATCAATGACGGTTCGAAAGATGAGACGAGCGGGATCATCAGAAGATTGGCCGCGCAATACGGGGATGTTCGGGCCATCCAGCTGCAGGAAAACCGCGGCAAGGCGAACGCGTTGCAAGTCGGCTTATTCGCTTCCAGATCGGAATACCTCATTTGTGTCGATTCGGATGCCCTACTTGCTGATACCGCCCCTTATTATTTGATCCATCAGTTCTTCGAACAAGGCGAACGGGTCGGCGCTGTAACCGGCAATCCTACGATCCGCAACCGCAACAACTTGCTTAGCCGGATGCAGCTGGTCGAATACGCTTCGATCATCGGGGCGATCAAGCGGACGCAACGGCTGCTCGGAAAAGTAATGACCGTTTCCGGCGTGGTCGTCGCTTACCGCAAAAAAGCGCTCGTCGATGTCGGCTTATGGGACCGCGACATGATCACCGAAGACATCGCGGTCAGCTGGAAACTCCAAAAGCGTTTCTGGGATATCCGCTACGAACCCCGTGCGCTGTGCTGGATGCTGGTGCCGGAAACGGTATCGGGCATTTGGAAACAGCGGGTCCGCTGGGCGCAAGGCGGGCAGGAAGTCATCCTGCGCCACTGGAAAGTATTGTTCAACTGGAAACAGCGCAGAATCTGGCTCATTTATCTTGAACAATGGTTCAGCATTCTATGGGCTTTCTGCTGGCTGTTCATCACGCTATTGTTATTGTTCACGGCTACTACGCTGCAGGAAATGCTGTTCTGGTTCACCTTCAGTTCCTTCGCCTTGGTGTTCATCAGCCTCATTCAATTATTCATTGCCCTGTCCATTGACTCCCGCTATAACGGGAAATTGAAATACTATTTCTGGGCCGCTTGGTATCCAGCACTTTATTGGATGATCAATACCGCTGTCGTCATCGCAGCCATCCCGAAAACAATCTCATCTCGCCTTAAAGGAGGTTACGCTGTATGGAACAGCCCAGACCGCGGTATGAAGAAGAAAGTTTCCTGA